The sequence AAGTGCCGACCTCGCCTTACGCCGCCGAGCAGCGCCTGCGCATGATTTCCGAGCGGCTCGAGAGCTTCCTGCGCGCGAACATCGAAGATGTACACGGCGACGACATCGCGGCACTGTGCGGCATCTACGTCGGCGCGGCGACCATCTTCCGCAATCCGAAGATCCGGACGGAACGGCTGATCTACCGGGGCATACGTGAGGCGGCGCAGGCGGCGCGCGGCGCGGAGCAGTGGGAACGCACGCGCAAGGTGAGCGACCTGAAGTCGACGATTCGCGATGGCGCGGTATTCATTGAGTACCACCCGATCATCGTGACGGCGACGGAGGAGGTCTACGGCTTCGAGGCGCTCGCCCGCGGCGTGCGCCGCGAGCTGCGTTCACCTGAAGTGCTGTTCGAGGTCGCGGAAGAGGCGAACCTCGTGTGGGAGCTCAGCCGGCTGCTGCGCAAGCGCGCGGTCAGCGGGATATACGACGAGCTGAAGGATGGCCAGTTCCTGTTCCTGAACATCGACCCGCACGATTTCGATGATCCCACGTTCCGCAACCTGGACCCGGAAGAGCTGGGCATCTCGGACCCGAGCCGCGTCGTGCTCGAGATCACCGAGCGCACGGCGATCAAGGACTACCCGCGCTTCAAGGAGTACCTGAAGGCGTTCCGTGAGCGCGGCTTCCGCTTCGCCGTCGATGATGCCGGCAGCGGCTATGCAGGTCTCGGCTCGATCGCGAACCTCGAGCCCGACTACATCAAGCTGGACATCTCACTGATCGCGAACATCGACACGAACTTCCTGAAGCAGAACCTCGTCGAGACGATGGTCTCGTTCGCGAACAGCCAGGGCACGCAGGTGATCGCCGAGGGCGTCGAGCGACGCGACGAGTTCGAGACCGTCAAACAGCTGGGTGTGCATTTCACGCAGGGCTTCCTCTTCCATCGCCCGCGCTATGCCGGGCTGCCGGCCGC is a genomic window of Longimicrobiales bacterium containing:
- a CDS encoding EAL domain-containing protein; this encodes MRIVAQIRDDALRNVINEVAAELGATVADTPDALSSNGTGPGDVPDVMIVELTDDTDVHRLRSLARRAHAALLFACTEDRDCPNLALADADDWVLMPASAEELKLRMAIAQKRSRGAMSVRTTSDAAELVRYEELLYDKLTGFPTLPVMIESARDLLERRGELTVLYIHFVWYEKIEEIYGWQKLDDVLETTAQAVRRFYANEASPGENIMMVSHIADDDFILFTEVPTSPYAAEQRLRMISERLESFLRANIEDVHGDDIAALCGIYVGAATIFRNPKIRTERLIYRGIREAAQAARGAEQWERTRKVSDLKSTIRDGAVFIEYHPIIVTATEEVYGFEALARGVRRELRSPEVLFEVAEEANLVWELSRLLRKRAVSGIYDELKDGQFLFLNIDPHDFDDPTFRNLDPEELGISDPSRVVLEITERTAIKDYPRFKEYLKAFRERGFRFAVDDAGSGYAGLGSIANLEPDYIKLDISLIANIDTNFLKQNLVETMVSFANSQGTQVIAEGVERRDEFETVKQLGVHFTQGFLFHRPRYAGLPAARKASHVSHASTKVDPDPEERGGL